The Bacillota bacterium genomic interval TGGCCGGAGGCCTCCCAAGGCTCGGCCCCCCACATCCCGGATTCGGACTGCAGTCCCGGGGTCGTTGGTTATCACCGCGTCAACCCCCGCCCGGATGACCCTGGCGATGTCCGCGGGAGTGTCCACTGTCCAGGTGTTCACAGAGACTCCCGCCAGATGTGCCCCAGAGACGAACTCCGGGAAGATGTTGTAGTGCAACGGGTGCAAGGCCTCCGCGCCGATCCGACGGGCATAGTGCCACGGCTCCACCAGACCCGCCATATAGAGGATTCCCGTCCTGCACTCTGGTGCCAGTCTCTTGAGTTCCACCAGACTGTAGTGGTTGAACGAGGAGAACACGACCTTCGACTCTATTGAGCGTCTGCGGACGAACTCGGCGAGCTTCTGTTCGATCCCGGGGTAGACCACGATCCCACTCTTGATCTCGATATTCAAGAGAGACCATGATTGCCCTAGAGCGTCCACTACGTCCGAGAGAGTTGGAACCCCTTGCCTTGGGAAATCCCCGCGGAAGTGGGCGGCCGCGTTCAACGCTCCGAGTTCGGTTACGGAATGCTCCCGGACCATCCCGTGCCCATCAGTGGTGCGGTCGACATATTCATCGTGAATCACAACTAGCTCATCATCGCGCGAGAGGTGAACGTCGAGTTCCACTCCGTCCGCTCCCAGTTCCATGGCCTGAACGAATCCGGCCAACGTGTTCTCGGGAGCCACCGCCGGAGCCCCGCGGTGGCCCAGGATCAAAGCCGCCGATTTCAAGACCCATCCACCTCCAGAGTTCCCCCCTGTGCAAGCAAAAGAGACGCTGCGCTCTCGATTCACGGCTCATGCCCCGGGCTGACCGCCCCACACCAGCAGGGC includes:
- a CDS encoding glycerophosphodiester phosphodiesterase, whose translation is MKSAALILGHRGAPAVAPENTLAGFVQAMELGADGVELDVHLSRDDELVVIHDEYVDRTTDGHGMVREHSVTELGALNAAAHFRGDFPRQGVPTLSDVVDALGQSWSLLNIEIKSGIVVYPGIEQKLAEFVRRRSIESKVVFSSFNHYSLVELKRLAPECRTGILYMAGLVEPWHYARRIGAEALHPLHYNIFPEFVSGAHLAGVSVNTWTVDTPADIARVIRAGVDAVITNDPGTAVRIRDVGGRALGGLRPERCPHACGGEPVDEA